The following proteins are encoded in a genomic region of bacterium:
- a CDS encoding MMPL family transporter produces the protein MTGLFTWITTRPVITIALCLAFTAPFAAGLTRLVADANVENMLPEGHPAVLAKERIEEVFGAEDAITIAVVREDGGSIYDAGTLARVKTIGDRLAEVRGVDPAKVYSVFSAENIVADEGGFAVAPLAEAVPANDEQMNALREAVRGNPFFYGSLVSRNGAGTLVFGALTPAANKAQVYFDVRDLLDALPPGPETFYVTGQPVIEGVIGIHVERDMAKMMPLVSLVIILTLTAIFRSVRGVVLPLAVVLLSVVCAMGLMAWCGIPIYPMTTIVPIVIMAIGVADGIHIVTRFDEGARRHPNDFSRDIARRTMLELGSPVVMTSLTTAVGFLSLLTSDMRPIFHTGVFTAFGVMAAMVFSLTLIPAALSLREKPAVRYAITWWANADKMFDRVGVTVFRRRAVVLAAGTVVVLASAALVSRLNVDSDPMANFNQEDPIPISTDVINRLFSGAMTVHVTLASGTEKRFLEPDVLRAIDAFQRELEADPIVGATASVVDLLKMMHMAMSGGGEENRVVPPTRNLAGTYLMLYTGDNLDKSINYARDETAISVRLMTTSTKTVGRAVARIRELMEKHFGAFSDVTPQVGGMGVVLVELTDILVFGQVWSILLSIAGVFAITAIMFRSLVAGVFNIVPISIATLVNFGVMGLFGIPLEPATAITSCIGIGVGVDYAIHFIAKYRFMRRTSGDIASVVETTMGTAGKAIFFNAAVVIGGFLVLLASEFPPSRHMGVMISLNMFTSFAAAVTILAVLLAVFDPRFVRAGGAPIEAQANPAGEVS, from the coding sequence ATGACCGGCCTTTTTACCTGGATCACGACGCGCCCCGTCATCACGATCGCGCTTTGCCTGGCGTTCACCGCGCCGTTCGCCGCGGGCTTAACGCGCCTTGTCGCCGATGCGAACGTCGAGAACATGCTGCCCGAGGGGCACCCCGCGGTGTTGGCGAAAGAGCGCATCGAGGAGGTGTTCGGCGCTGAAGACGCGATCACGATCGCGGTCGTGCGCGAGGACGGCGGATCGATTTACGACGCGGGAACACTCGCGCGCGTGAAGACGATCGGCGACAGGCTCGCCGAAGTTCGCGGCGTCGATCCGGCCAAGGTGTATTCGGTCTTTTCCGCGGAGAACATCGTCGCCGACGAGGGCGGGTTCGCGGTCGCGCCGCTCGCGGAGGCTGTGCCCGCGAACGACGAACAGATGAACGCGCTGCGCGAAGCCGTGCGCGGCAATCCGTTTTTTTACGGGTCGCTCGTCTCCAGAAACGGCGCCGGCACGCTGGTCTTCGGCGCGCTGACGCCCGCCGCGAACAAGGCGCAGGTTTACTTCGACGTGCGCGATCTTCTCGACGCGCTGCCCCCGGGGCCGGAGACGTTTTACGTGACGGGGCAGCCGGTCATCGAGGGCGTCATCGGCATCCACGTCGAGCGCGACATGGCCAAGATGATGCCGCTCGTTTCGCTCGTCATCATCCTGACGCTTACCGCGATCTTCCGCAGCGTGCGCGGCGTGGTGCTGCCGCTTGCCGTCGTGCTCCTTTCCGTCGTTTGCGCGATGGGTCTCATGGCCTGGTGCGGCATCCCGATCTACCCCATGACGACGATCGTCCCCATCGTCATCATGGCGATCGGCGTCGCCGACGGCATTCATATCGTGACGCGATTCGACGAAGGCGCGCGCCGTCACCCAAACGATTTTTCCCGCGACATCGCGCGGCGAACGATGCTCGAACTCGGGTCGCCCGTCGTGATGACCTCGCTGACGACCGCGGTCGGGTTTCTTTCGCTTCTGACAAGCGACATGCGGCCGATCTTTCACACCGGCGTTTTCACCGCGTTCGGCGTGATGGCGGCGATGGTATTTTCCCTGACGCTCATCCCCGCCGCGCTCTCGCTGCGGGAAAAGCCCGCCGTGCGTTACGCGATCACCTGGTGGGCGAACGCGGACAAGATGTTCGACCGCGTCGGCGTTACGGTCTTCCGGCGGCGTGCGGTCGTTCTCGCCGCCGGCACCGTTGTCGTCCTGGCGTCCGCCGCGCTCGTCTCAAGGCTCAACGTGGATTCCGATCCGATGGCGAACTTCAATCAGGAAGACCCGATTCCGATCTCGACGGACGTCATCAACCGCCTGTTCTCCGGCGCGATGACCGTGCACGTGACGCTCGCCTCCGGGACGGAAAAACGTTTTCTCGAGCCCGATGTCCTGCGTGCGATCGACGCGTTTCAGCGCGAGTTGGAGGCCGATCCGATCGTCGGCGCGACGGCGAGCGTCGTCGATCTGCTGAAGATGATGCACATGGCGATGTCCGGCGGCGGCGAGGAAAACCGCGTCGTCCCGCCCACGCGCAATCTCGCCGGCACGTATCTGATGCTCTATACCGGCGACAACCTCGACAAGTCGATCAACTACGCTCGCGACGAGACGGCGATCAGCGTGCGCCTGATGACGACATCGACAAAAACCGTCGGGCGGGCGGTTGCGCGCATCCGAGAGCTCATGGAAAAGCACTTCGGCGCCTTCTCCGACGTGACGCCGCAAGTCGGCGGCATGGGCGTCGTTCTCGTCGAGCTGACCGACATCCTTGTCTTTGGGCAGGTGTGGTCGATCCTGCTGTCGATCGCGGGCGTCTTTGCGATCACCGCGATCATGTTCCGTTCGCTTGTCGCCGGCGTTTTCAACATCGTGCCGATTTCCATCGCGACGCTCGTCAACTTCGGCGTGATGGGTCTTTTCGGCATTCCGCTAGAACCGGCGACGGCGATCACCTCGTGCATCGGCATCGGCGTCGGCGTCGATTACGCGATTCACTTCATCGCGAAATACCGATTCATGCGACGCACGTCGGGCGACATCGCGTCCGTCGTCGAAACCACGATGGGCACCGCCGGCAAGGCGATCTTCTTCAACGCGGCGGTCGTCATCGGCGGATTCCTGGTGCTGCTGGCGAGCGAATTTCCGCCGAGCCGCCACATGGGCGTGATGATCTCGTTGAACATGTTCACAAGTTTCGCCGCGGCGGTTACGATCCTGGCCGTGCTGCTGGCCGTCTTCGATCCACGTTTCGTACGCGCGGGCGGCGCGCCGATCGAAGCGCAAGCCAACCCGGCGGGGGAAGTCTCATGA
- a CDS encoding GNAT family N-acetyltransferase, with translation MNGTSPIEETISIRPARAQEAPAIAPLVFASGPRVYRRMMRGDDAIAVERLSRLIARAGHLLGHQNILVASIGRDAIRGAALVYDARQEKREGMRLVREIARVMPATSFGASLAFMLAMTRVTASIADGALYLAAFGVAPDMRGRGIGARLIDAMRDAAIKRGLSLLEADVDIDNERAMAFYRRLGFEIAKTKPAGLLRPMLGFPGHHRVRVRADDIRAERQM, from the coding sequence ATGAACGGCACCTCGCCCATCGAAGAAACGATTTCGATCCGGCCGGCGCGCGCCCAGGAGGCGCCCGCGATCGCGCCGCTCGTTTTCGCTTCGGGTCCGCGCGTTTACCGGCGCATGATGCGCGGCGACGATGCGATCGCGGTCGAGCGGCTGTCGCGGCTGATCGCGCGTGCGGGACATTTGCTTGGACATCAAAACATCCTCGTCGCATCGATTGGACGGGACGCAATCCGGGGAGCGGCGCTCGTTTACGACGCCAGACAGGAAAAACGCGAGGGCATGCGCCTTGTTCGCGAGATCGCGCGCGTCATGCCCGCGACGTCGTTTGGCGCGTCGCTCGCGTTCATGCTCGCGATGACGCGAGTGACCGCGTCGATCGCCGACGGCGCGCTATATCTCGCGGCGTTTGGCGTCGCGCCGGACATGCGCGGCCGGGGGATCGGCGCGCGGCTCATCGACGCCATGCGCGACGCGGCGATAAAGCGCGGGTTATCGCTTCTCGAAGCGGACGTGGATATCGATAACGAGCGCGCGATGGCGTTCTACCGGCGACTGGGATTTGAGATCGCGAAAACGAAACCGGCGGGTTTGCTGCGCCCGATGCTGGGGTTTCCGGGTCATCATCGGGTGCGCGTACGCGCGGACGACATTCGCGCCGAACGACAAATGTAG
- a CDS encoding DMT family transporter — translation MNRRTAIGLLAMNIAWAGTYAATKVLMERAPFFLVTSLRYLAAAAPLLLVAWRISGLRMSARDFARAALMGIATFTLCPLFLYAGVSLSRAGDAAVLVSTEPLLVSIGAFVFLREKIDRPTGAALAAAFAGAVILSGFWLETGAVHPFGTALIVLGIFFEASYSVMGKELLRRHPPLRVTAVALAAACVVNAVAVTLFVGWAPAARLTAGDGLILVGYLAGLCTVVGYTYWYVALRDAATSRVTLTIFAQPVVGLAAAYFLNRESPTAHQIAGAAIILAAVAATLRRVPAVPIPPEAA, via the coding sequence ATGAATCGACGGACCGCCATCGGCCTTCTGGCCATGAACATTGCCTGGGCGGGCACGTATGCCGCGACCAAGGTGTTGATGGAACGCGCGCCGTTTTTTCTGGTGACCTCGCTTCGCTACCTGGCCGCCGCGGCGCCGCTTCTTCTCGTCGCGTGGCGGATTTCGGGGTTGCGGATGTCGGCGCGCGACTTCGCCCGCGCGGCGCTGATGGGGATCGCCACGTTCACGCTCTGCCCGCTTTTCCTTTACGCGGGCGTGTCGCTTTCGCGCGCGGGCGACGCGGCGGTGCTCGTTTCGACGGAGCCGCTTCTGGTCTCGATCGGCGCATTCGTCTTCCTGCGCGAAAAGATCGACCGGCCGACCGGCGCCGCGCTCGCGGCGGCCTTTGCCGGCGCGGTGATCCTTTCGGGCTTTTGGCTCGAGACCGGCGCGGTGCACCCGTTCGGCACGGCGCTCATCGTGCTCGGCATCTTTTTCGAGGCGTCGTATTCCGTCATGGGAAAGGAGCTGCTTCGCCGCCATCCGCCGCTTCGCGTGACGGCCGTGGCGCTCGCGGCGGCGTGCGTCGTGAATGCGGTCGCCGTGACGTTGTTTGTCGGCTGGGCTCCTGCCGCGAGGCTGACCGCCGGCGATGGACTGATCCTCGTCGGCTATCTCGCGGGGCTCTGCACCGTCGTCGGTTATACGTATTGGTATGTCGCGCTGCGCGACGCGGCGACCTCGCGCGTGACCCTGACGATCTTCGCGCAGCCGGTCGTCGGCCTGGCGGCGGCCTATTTTCTGAACCGCGAGAGCCCCACGGCGCACCAGATCGCCGGCGCGGCGATCATTCTCGCGGCCGTCGCCGCGACGCTGCGTCGCGTACCGGCGGTGCCGATCCCGCCGGAGGCGGCGTAA
- a CDS encoding 1-acyl-sn-glycerol-3-phosphate acyltransferase: MLDISRALEFLRAPGTPGRMSADDQERIAVEVRSRVHKDVLARAAKSEEAFLDNLIHEVLYFEQRRIERLPYRLNQKRDRAWLASIRSRFGKASEAEKRRLVEEIVDHHVREIVGHFSEPVYQFSTTVLPVGLGFMLSALSPVKLVTSLPNLPDVSRNVRIDGEVEQIRKLDKLGTVVLVPTHQSNVDSPLMGWAIYHMGLPPFTYGAGLNLFHHKIIGFFMHRLGAYKVDRLKQHSLYKQVLKEYATVTIEAGYHNLFFPGGTRSRSGAVERHLKLGLMGCGLNAYLANLRAGKPKPNVYVVPCTINYQIVLEAENLIDDYLKDAGKSRYIIEDDEFSMPSRIYSFLRNIVTLDDRIYLRVSPALDPFGNRVDDEGRSLDGRGRVIDTRKYLQRRGEYVDDADRDREFTRELGERVVESFVRDTVIQSTHTLAFTVFERIRRESDDPDFFRFLRETPREVSVPLVEVHREVDRVLALLRDRAGAGDLHLAGTAQSGDATALVNSALRRFGGYHTQPVLYRRGDRLFVGDMKLLYYYRNRLFGYGIGGPDT; the protein is encoded by the coding sequence ATGCTCGACATTTCCCGCGCTCTTGAATTCCTTCGCGCTCCCGGCACGCCCGGACGGATGTCCGCGGACGACCAGGAGCGCATCGCCGTGGAAGTGCGCAGCCGCGTTCACAAGGACGTGCTCGCCCGCGCGGCCAAAAGCGAGGAGGCGTTTCTCGACAACCTCATCCACGAGGTCCTCTACTTCGAGCAGCGCCGCATCGAGCGCCTGCCCTATCGGCTAAACCAGAAACGTGACCGCGCGTGGCTCGCGTCGATCCGCTCGCGCTTCGGCAAGGCCAGCGAGGCCGAAAAACGGCGACTCGTGGAAGAGATCGTCGATCACCACGTGCGGGAGATCGTCGGCCACTTTTCCGAGCCCGTGTATCAGTTCTCGACGACGGTGTTGCCCGTGGGCCTTGGCTTCATGCTGAGCGCGCTAAGCCCGGTCAAGCTCGTCACGTCGCTTCCGAACCTCCCGGACGTTTCGCGAAACGTGCGCATCGACGGCGAAGTCGAGCAGATTCGCAAGCTCGACAAGCTCGGCACGGTGGTTCTGGTGCCGACGCACCAGTCCAACGTCGATTCGCCGCTGATGGGCTGGGCGATCTATCACATGGGCCTTCCGCCGTTCACCTACGGCGCGGGCCTGAACCTGTTCCATCACAAGATCATCGGCTTTTTCATGCACCGCCTCGGGGCGTACAAGGTCGATCGGCTCAAGCAGCATTCGCTCTACAAGCAGGTGCTGAAGGAATACGCGACGGTCACCATCGAGGCCGGCTACCACAACCTGTTTTTTCCGGGCGGAACGCGCAGCCGCTCCGGCGCGGTGGAGCGCCACCTCAAGCTTGGGCTCATGGGATGCGGGCTCAACGCCTATCTTGCGAACCTGCGCGCCGGCAAGCCGAAGCCCAACGTCTACGTCGTCCCGTGTACGATCAACTACCAGATCGTGCTCGAGGCCGAAAACCTCATCGACGATTACCTGAAGGACGCGGGCAAGAGCCGCTATATCATCGAGGACGACGAGTTCAGCATGCCGTCGCGTATCTACTCGTTCCTTCGCAACATCGTGACGCTCGACGACCGCATCTACCTGCGCGTCTCGCCCGCGCTCGATCCGTTCGGCAACCGGGTGGACGACGAGGGCCGCTCGCTCGACGGCCGCGGGCGCGTCATCGATACGCGAAAGTACCTGCAACGGCGTGGCGAATACGTGGACGACGCCGATCGCGACCGCGAGTTCACACGCGAACTCGGCGAGCGCGTTGTCGAATCGTTCGTGCGCGATACCGTCATCCAGTCCACGCACACCCTCGCCTTCACCGTGTTCGAGCGCATCCGGCGCGAAAGCGACGACCCGGACTTCTTCCGCTTTTTGCGCGAAACGCCGCGCGAGGTGTCCGTGCCGCTTGTCGAGGTGCATCGTGAGGTGGACCGCGTGCTTGCGCTCTTGCGCGATCGGGCCGGCGCCGGCGATCTCCACCTGGCGGGGACGGCGCAATCCGGCGACGCGACCGCGCTCGTCAACAGCGCGCTGCGCCGGTTCGGCGGCTATCACACGCAGCCCGTTCTCTACCGGCGCGGCGACCGCCTGTTCGTCGGCGATATGAAGCTGCTCTACTACTACCGCAATCGCCTGTTCGGATACGGCATCGGGGGGCCGGACACATGA
- the egtB gene encoding ergothioneine biosynthesis protein EgtB codes for MSVPTTVVDPAAARAADLRARYDEVRAATEAFCDPLSTEDYVVQSMPDVSPTKWHLAHTSWFFETLILERGLPGYKVFHDDFRILFNSYYNTIGPQHARPERGFITRPGVEATRAYRRHVDDGMRRFFAEPAPEWLDIVEIGLHHEQQHQELMVTDLKHVLSCNPLNPVYRAFEREAPVAVPGPLTFREFPEGQVEIGHAGDGFAYDNESPRHRRFVNAFALGERLVTNGEYLEFMNDGGYARAEFWLSDGWFAVAKKGWRAPLYWREREGAWHAFTLGGLLPVDPNEPVCHVSYYEADAFARWAGARLAREDEWEIAAREQAIEGHFVESRRYHPRGAAGAGMRQLYGDVWEWTQSPYMPYPGYRPAAGPLGEYNGKFMCDQFVLRGGSCATSRTHIRATYRNFFPAAARWQFSGIRLAKDV; via the coding sequence ATGAGCGTACCAACAACGGTCGTCGACCCGGCTGCCGCCCGCGCGGCGGACCTTCGCGCACGATACGACGAGGTCCGCGCCGCGACCGAGGCGTTTTGCGACCCGCTTTCGACCGAGGATTACGTCGTCCAGTCCATGCCCGACGTCAGCCCGACGAAATGGCATCTGGCGCATACGAGCTGGTTTTTCGAAACATTGATTCTCGAGCGGGGATTGCCGGGCTACAAGGTATTTCACGACGATTTTCGGATTCTTTTCAACTCCTACTACAACACCATCGGCCCGCAGCACGCGCGTCCCGAGCGCGGTTTCATCACGCGGCCGGGCGTCGAGGCGACACGCGCCTACCGCCGGCACGTCGATGACGGCATGCGGCGGTTTTTCGCCGAACCGGCGCCCGAATGGCTCGATATCGTCGAAATCGGCCTGCACCACGAACAGCAGCATCAGGAGCTCATGGTCACCGACCTCAAGCACGTGCTCTCGTGTAACCCGCTCAATCCGGTTTATCGCGCCTTCGAACGCGAAGCGCCCGTCGCCGTGCCCGGGCCGCTCACGTTCCGCGAATTTCCGGAGGGGCAAGTCGAGATCGGCCACGCGGGCGACGGATTTGCTTACGACAACGAAAGCCCGCGACACCGGCGTTTCGTGAACGCCTTCGCGCTTGGCGAGCGATTGGTCACGAACGGCGAATACCTCGAGTTCATGAACGACGGCGGATACGCCCGCGCCGAGTTCTGGCTTTCCGACGGCTGGTTCGCCGTCGCGAAAAAAGGCTGGCGCGCGCCGCTGTACTGGCGCGAGCGCGAGGGAGCCTGGCACGCCTTCACGCTTGGCGGGCTGCTGCCGGTCGACCCGAACGAGCCCGTGTGTCACGTGAGCTATTACGAAGCCGATGCGTTCGCGCGTTGGGCGGGCGCACGTCTCGCGCGCGAAGACGAGTGGGAGATCGCCGCGCGCGAGCAGGCGATCGAAGGCCATTTCGTCGAATCCCGCCGCTATCATCCGCGCGGCGCGGCCGGCGCCGGGATGCGTCAACTCTACGGCGACGTCTGGGAGTGGACGCAGAGTCCCTACATGCCCTATCCGGGCTATCGGCCGGCCGCGGGGCCGCTTGGCGAATACAACGGCAAATTCATGTGCGACCAGTTCGTCCTGCGCGGCGGGTCGTGCGCCACAAGCCGGACGCACATCCGTGCGACGTACCGCAACTTTTTCCCGGCCGCCGCACGCTGGCAGTTTTCGGGCATCCGCCTCGCGAAAGACGTATGA
- the egtD gene encoding L-histidine N(alpha)-methyltransferase, with the protein MKSVDDTATVEALHFAPDEATFFAEVMDGLTARPKTLPCKYFYDARGSQLFERICALAEYYPTRTELDIMMKHAPEMAQFIGARAVLIEYGSGTSTKTRVLLDYLEKPAAYVPIDISRDHLLRAAADVNLAYPDLAVLPVCADYTGDFELPDLPQGAGARVVYFPGSTIGNFDPADIPAFFGHVADVVGAGGGFLIGVDLVKPRETLELAYNDAAGVTAAFNKNILARINRELDGRFDLDAFEHRAHFNAERSRIEMHLVSRRDQAVRIGGTFVAFRRGESIHTESSYKYSLDSFASLAEDHGFRTRRVFLDDARLFSVRFLTYRG; encoded by the coding sequence ATGAAAAGCGTGGACGACACCGCGACCGTGGAGGCGCTTCATTTCGCGCCCGATGAAGCGACCTTTTTCGCCGAGGTGATGGACGGTCTCACCGCCCGTCCCAAGACGCTGCCGTGTAAATACTTCTACGACGCGCGCGGCTCGCAGCTATTCGAGCGCATCTGCGCGCTTGCCGAATATTACCCAACGCGCACCGAGCTCGACATCATGATGAAACACGCGCCCGAGATGGCCCAGTTTATCGGCGCGCGCGCGGTGCTCATCGAATACGGCAGCGGCACAAGCACCAAGACGCGCGTGCTGCTCGATTATCTCGAAAAACCCGCGGCGTATGTGCCGATCGACATTTCCCGCGATCATCTTCTTCGCGCGGCCGCGGACGTCAACCTTGCGTATCCGGATCTGGCGGTGCTGCCGGTGTGCGCCGACTACACGGGCGATTTCGAGCTGCCCGACCTGCCCCAGGGTGCCGGCGCGCGCGTCGTCTATTTCCCCGGCTCGACGATCGGCAACTTCGATCCGGCCGACATTCCCGCGTTTTTCGGCCATGTCGCCGATGTCGTCGGCGCCGGCGGCGGATTCCTGATCGGCGTCGATCTCGTGAAGCCGCGCGAAACGCTGGAGCTTGCCTACAACGACGCGGCGGGCGTGACCGCTGCGTTCAACAAGAACATTCTCGCGCGCATCAATCGCGAACTCGACGGGCGTTTTGATCTCGATGCGTTCGAGCACCGCGCGCATTTCAACGCCGAGCGTTCGCGCATCGAGATGCACCTGGTCAGCCGGCGCGATCAGGCCGTGCGCATCGGCGGCACGTTCGTCGCGTTTCGCAGGGGTGAATCGATCCACACGGAGTCGTCCTACAAATATTCGCTGGATTCGTTCGCGTCGCTGGCCGAGGATCACGGTTTTCGAACGCGCCGCGTCTTTCTGGACGACGCCCGCCTGTTCAGCGTCCGGTTCCTGACGTATCGGGGCTAG
- a CDS encoding DUF4198 domain-containing protein, protein MTFSTIRFGWTGVFVCALVFTSIALAHGVELWVEANGLTVRVEAHASDGEPVADADITAKTPEGAHIAEGKTDAKGVFSFEVEAPADLVIRLESDTHHHAKFTLSRMEFETPPATPSPTPTPPVVPPLPTPTPTAD, encoded by the coding sequence ATGACGTTTTCGACAATTCGCTTCGGCTGGACGGGCGTTTTCGTATGCGCGCTCGTCTTCACGTCGATCGCGTTGGCCCATGGCGTCGAGCTTTGGGTGGAAGCCAACGGGCTGACGGTGCGCGTCGAGGCTCACGCAAGCGACGGCGAACCGGTGGCCGACGCGGACATCACCGCCAAAACGCCCGAGGGAGCCCACATCGCCGAGGGCAAGACGGACGCCAAGGGCGTGTTCAGTTTTGAGGTAGAGGCGCCGGCGGACCTGGTGATCCGCCTGGAGAGCGACACGCATCACCACGCGAAGTTTACGCTGTCGAGGATGGAGTTCGAAACGCCGCCGGCAACGCCTTCGCCCACGCCAACGCCGCCCGTCGTCCCGCCGCTTCCGACGCCGACGCCGACCGCGGACTAG
- a CDS encoding metal ABC transporter permease, whose amino-acid sequence MTESVVAFLSSAASRGALPEIFEHAFMARGLVAALLVGPLMGAFGTLVVARKLAFFTQTVGNAAMTGVAIGLLLGEPLREPYFGLYGFCLAVAIVMTFLRGHTRFSSDTAIGVVLSQTLGLGVVMLVLVTKRFDIHQIEAVLFGSLVTLTPRDVDILALAFVPGLFACGFLFNRVLLAGIDPTLAAVRGHRPVLVEYVFVVLLTAAVVASLKIAGALLVLVLTVMPAAAAEHVARGLRGFFFVAVILSTISTVGGLTLSGYLAIPTGGGIVVVATVLFYSALLSKAVAGAVRRQGNDLRRHGGLT is encoded by the coding sequence ATGACCGAATCGGTTGTCGCTTTTCTTTCGTCGGCCGCATCACGCGGCGCATTACCGGAAATTTTCGAGCATGCCTTCATGGCGCGGGGGCTCGTTGCCGCGCTTCTCGTTGGGCCGCTCATGGGCGCCTTCGGAACGCTGGTCGTCGCGCGGAAGCTCGCCTTCTTCACGCAGACCGTCGGCAACGCGGCGATGACCGGCGTCGCCATCGGCCTTCTCCTTGGCGAGCCTTTGCGCGAGCCGTATTTCGGCCTCTACGGCTTTTGCCTCGCGGTCGCGATCGTCATGACGTTTCTGCGCGGACATACGCGCTTTTCGTCCGACACGGCGATCGGCGTCGTGCTGTCTCAGACGCTCGGCCTTGGTGTCGTGATGCTCGTGCTCGTCACCAAGCGGTTCGACATCCACCAGATCGAGGCGGTGCTTTTCGGAAGCCTCGTCACGCTGACGCCGCGCGATGTGGATATTCTCGCGCTGGCCTTCGTGCCCGGACTTTTCGCGTGCGGCTTTCTGTTCAACCGCGTGCTGCTCGCGGGCATCGATCCGACGCTCGCCGCCGTGCGCGGGCATCGGCCGGTTCTTGTCGAATATGTGTTCGTCGTGCTGCTGACGGCGGCGGTCGTCGCGTCGCTGAAGATCGCGGGCGCGCTGCTTGTCCTTGTCCTGACGGTGATGCCCGCCGCCGCCGCTGAGCACGTCGCGCGCGGGCTGCGTGGGTTCTTTTTCGTCGCGGTGATTCTATCGACGATCAGCACCGTTGGCGGCCTTACGCTATCGGGCTATCTCGCGATTCCGACCGGCGGCGGGATTGTCGTCGTGGCCACGGTTTTATTTTACTCGGCGCTGCTATCAAAGGCGGTCGCCGGCGCCGTTCGACGTCAAGGAAACGACTTGCGCCGCCACGGAGGTTTGACATGA
- a CDS encoding metal ABC transporter ATP-binding protein — MSADAILSLDGVTVRAGRVAIVRDVDMRVRRGSIHALVGPNGAGKTTLLRAIFRGVPHDGRIAMRFARDGRVGYVPQRVEVPDALPMTVADFFQIALGPRPPFLGLPRASRLAIEAALARLNATHLFARRMRDLSGGEMRRVLVAHALCPAPELLILDEPATHLDLPGTRLVHELLRELRDRDGVSILMVAHDTGAVARLADDATGLDETVRFVGPASRLAEAETLRAIYGAEGHHAPVTVDAP, encoded by the coding sequence GTGAGCGCGGACGCGATCCTGTCGCTTGACGGCGTCACGGTGCGCGCGGGACGCGTCGCGATCGTGCGCGACGTCGACATGCGCGTGCGGCGCGGGTCGATCCACGCGCTCGTCGGCCCGAACGGCGCCGGCAAGACGACACTGCTGCGTGCGATATTTCGCGGCGTGCCGCATGACGGCCGGATCGCGATGCGCTTTGCGCGCGACGGCCGCGTGGGATACGTGCCGCAGCGCGTGGAAGTCCCCGACGCGCTGCCGATGACCGTGGCCGACTTTTTCCAGATCGCGCTCGGGCCGCGCCCGCCGTTTCTGGGTTTGCCGCGCGCGTCGCGCCTCGCGATCGAAGCCGCGCTGGCGCGATTGAACGCGACGCACCTTTTCGCACGACGAATGCGCGATCTTTCGGGCGGCGAGATGCGCCGGGTACTGGTGGCGCACGCCCTGTGCCCGGCGCCGGAACTATTGATCCTCGACGAGCCGGCGACGCATCTCGACCTTCCGGGCACGCGGCTCGTTCACGAATTGTTGCGCGAGTTGCGCGACCGCGACGGCGTGTCGATCCTCATGGTCGCGCACGACACCGGCGCCGTCGCGCGCCTCGCCGACGACGCGACCGGCCTCGACGAGACAGTGCGTTTCGTGGGTCCGGCATCGAGGCTCGCCGAAGCGGAAACGTTGCGTGCGATTTACGGGGCGGAAGGCCATCACGCCCCCGTCACGGTGGATGCGCCATGA
- a CDS encoding zinc ABC transporter substrate-binding protein, translated as MAVAIAARSAAAEDKPFTIGVTLHPYYSFAANIAGDAATVVPVLPDGANPHSFQPGPDDVKRLAAIDVLIVNGLGHDEFIFPMLKAAGREDMPIVRANEGVATIKAEGSDAPNPHTFLSINASIRQVRNIARGLGKARPDEKDTIDANARAYIARLRKMLAGAQKSLGAIDIKDVRVATVHDGYAYLFRDLGLTIAAVVQPRHGIEPSAKQLADTVRRIREANVTVLFTEADYTGGFDATLREETGCRVYRLSHIAGGAYGADRFENDMRANLDTVVRALAEGS; from the coding sequence ATCGCGGTCGCCATCGCCGCAAGGAGCGCGGCGGCCGAGGACAAGCCGTTCACCATCGGCGTCACGCTGCATCCTTATTACTCGTTCGCGGCAAACATCGCGGGCGACGCCGCGACGGTCGTTCCCGTCCTTCCCGATGGCGCGAATCCGCACAGCTTTCAGCCCGGTCCTGACGACGTGAAACGCCTCGCCGCGATCGACGTGCTGATCGTCAACGGCCTGGGTCACGACGAGTTCATCTTTCCGATGCTGAAAGCCGCGGGACGCGAGGACATGCCGATTGTTCGCGCCAACGAGGGCGTCGCGACCATCAAGGCCGAGGGATCGGACGCGCCGAATCCGCACACGTTTCTTTCGATCAACGCCTCGATCCGGCAGGTGCGAAACATCGCGCGCGGCCTGGGAAAGGCGCGGCCAGACGAGAAGGACACTATCGATGCGAACGCCCGCGCGTACATCGCGCGCCTTCGAAAAATGCTGGCCGGCGCGCAAAAAAGCCTTGGCGCCATCGACATCAAGGACGTGCGCGTGGCGACCGTGCACGACGGCTACGCGTATCTATTCCGCGATCTCGGGTTGACAATCGCGGCCGTCGTGCAGCCGCGGCATGGCATCGAGCCTTCCGCGAAGCAGCTCGCCGACACGGTCCGGCGGATCCGCGAGGCGAACGTGACGGTGCTGTTCACCGAGGCCGATTACACGGGCGGGTTCGACGCGACGCTACGCGAGGAGACCGGCTGCCGCGTCTACAGACTCTCGCATATCGCGGGCGGGGCTTACGGCGCGGACCGGTTCGAGAACGACATGCGCGCCAACCTCGACACCGTCGTGCGCGCGCTCGCCGAGGGCTCGTGA